The Haloarcula limicola genomic sequence TGGAACGTTCGCGCGTGCTCTCGGGCGGCACGCTCGCCCACGACCGGGAGTTCGCACTATTAGACGCCGACGGCGACGTGGTCAACGGCAAGCGGACCGACCGCGTCCACGCTGTCGAGAGTTCCTACGACCCCGAGACGCGAACGCTCGACGTGACCGTCCCGAACGTCGGGGCCGAACAGTTCGAACTGGCGACCGCGTCGGGCCGCGAGCGGGCCGCCGACTGGTTCGGCGAGGTGTTCGGTCTCGACGTGACGCTGGCCCGGGACACCGCTCTCGGTCACGTCGACCGGCGGGAGATGGGGCCGTCGGTCATCAGCACGGCGACCCTCGAAGCGGTCGCGTCCTGGTTCGACGACGTGACCGTCGAGGGGGCGCGCCGCCGCCTCCGCGCGAATATCGAGGTCGGCGAC encodes the following:
- a CDS encoding MOSC domain-containing protein, yielding MAHIERLTVYPVKALDGRDVERSRVLSGGTLAHDREFALLDADGDVVNGKRTDRVHAVESSYDPETRTLDVTVPNVGAEQFELATASGRERAADWFGEVFGLDVTLARDTALGHVDRREMGPSVISTATLEAVASWFDDVTVEGARRRLRANIEVGDVEAFWEDRFVGEDAPAFEAGDVRVEGVTPCGRCVVPERDPDTGEPTPEFRERFVERRRETFPEWADRDAFDHFYTLMLIARVPETDREKTIAVGDDVTTLR